Proteins co-encoded in one Patescibacteria group bacterium genomic window:
- the rpsQ gene encoding 30S ribosomal protein S17 encodes MKEKEKKGRFLKGIVASDKMDKTITVLVTRYKEHPKYKKRYKVSKKYKAHDEKNEYKKGDKVIIQETRPISKNKKWTVKSKE; translated from the coding sequence ATTAAAGAAAAAGAAAAAAAGGGCCGTTTTCTTAAGGGAATAGTGGCAAGTGATAAAATGGATAAAACCATCACGGTTTTGGTGACCAGATATAAAGAGCATCCGAAATACAAGAAAAGATATAAAGTTAGCAAAAAGTACAAAGCGCACGACGAAAAAAATGAATACAAAAAAGGAGACAAGGTCATTATCCAAGAAACGCGTCCGATTAGCAAAAACAAAAAGTGGACAGTAAAGAGTAAAGAGTAA
- the rplN gene encoding 50S ribosomal protein L14, whose amino-acid sequence MIQPGTKLKVADNSGAKTIECFKILGGSHRRYAQIGDVFVAAVKTADPRKVVKKKDVVRAVLVRQKKEFRRADGSYIRFDENAAVIVDGKNPKGGRIFGPVTRELKERGFDKIVSLAPEVL is encoded by the coding sequence ATGATACAGCCAGGCACAAAATTAAAAGTAGCGGATAACTCTGGAGCTAAAACAATAGAGTGTTTTAAGATATTAGGCGGAAGCCACAGACGATACGCTCAAATTGGCGATGTTTTTGTCGCGGCCGTTAAGACGGCTGATCCTAGGAAGGTGGTCAAAAAGAAAGATGTTGTTAGAGCCGTTCTTGTCCGACAAAAAAAGGAATTTCGCCGCGCGGATGGTTCATATATTCGCTTTGACGAAAACGCGGCGGTTATTGTTGACGGGAAAAATCCAAAAGGAGGTCGTATTTTTGGACCAGTTACGCGTGAATTAAAAGAGAGGGGCTTTGACAAAATTGTTTCATTAGCTCCAGAAGTATTATGA
- the rplX gene encoding 50S ribosomal protein L24, translated as MKIKKGDTVLVITGKDKGKKSKVLEAFPRQNKAMVEGVNIVKKHRRAQKQGEKGQIVEIPRPLDSSNLKFVCPKCNQATRIGYKITGQEKNRTCKKCGQEV; from the coding sequence ATGAAGATTAAAAAAGGCGATACGGTCTTAGTTATTACAGGGAAAGACAAGGGCAAGAAAAGCAAAGTTCTTGAGGCTTTTCCGCGTCAAAATAAGGCGATGGTAGAGGGGGTTAATATAGTCAAAAAGCATCGGCGCGCGCAAAAGCAAGGGGAGAAAGGGCAAATTGTTGAAATTCCAAGACCGCTTGATAGCTCAAATCTTAAGTTTGTTTGTCCTAAATGCAACCAAGCAACGAGAATTGGATATAAAATTACAGGGCAAGAAAAGAATAGAACTTGCAAAAAATGCGGGCAAGAGGTATAA
- the rplE gene encoding 50S ribosomal protein L5, whose product MSGLKEKYQKKALPALKEKFGYKNDLAAPRIKKVVINTGFNPDKKDDKAQEEIVNNLASIVGQKPSFRQAKKAVATFKTRKGMIVGIAVTLRGRRMYDFLDRLVDIVLPRSRDFRGLLLKNIDQGGNLNIGIKEQIIFPEISAESAKSIFGLEIAVVTSSKNREEGIELFKLLDFPIIGLIRQE is encoded by the coding sequence ATGTCAGGACTAAAAGAAAAATATCAAAAAAAGGCATTACCCGCGTTGAAAGAGAAATTTGGGTATAAAAATGATTTGGCGGCGCCAAGAATCAAGAAGGTGGTTATTAACACAGGATTTAACCCCGACAAAAAAGACGATAAGGCGCAAGAAGAAATTGTCAATAATTTGGCGTCAATTGTTGGGCAAAAACCTTCTTTTCGCCAAGCGAAAAAAGCGGTAGCAACATTTAAAACGAGGAAAGGAATGATTGTTGGTATAGCCGTAACTTTAAGGGGCAGACGAATGTATGACTTTTTAGATCGTTTGGTTGATATTGTTTTGCCGCGAAGCAGAGATTTCCGGGGCCTGCTTCTAAAAAATATTGACCAAGGAGGAAATTTAAATATTGGCATTAAAGAGCAAATCATTTTTCCAGAAATTTCGGCTGAAAGCGCGAAAAGCATTTTTGGGCTAGAGATTGCCGTGGTAACTTCGTCTAAAAACCGAGAGGAAGGAATTGAATTATTTAAATTATTGGACTTTCCTATTATAGGATTGATAAGGCAAGAATAA